From Anopheles darlingi chromosome 2, idAnoDarlMG_H_01, whole genome shotgun sequence, the proteins below share one genomic window:
- the LOC125948736 gene encoding myosin-2 essential light chain isoform X1 translates to MYMYDPPTKNTFTSVEEFQEAFNLFDNRGDGKIQQQQIGECLRALGQNPTESEVKKFTMALKPDERVSFEVFLPIYQGISKQRTAETADDFIEGLRHFDKDASGFISSAELRHLLTTLGEKLGDDEVEQLLQNQEDSQGNVNYEEFVRMVMSG, encoded by the exons ATGTACATGTACGATCCTCCAACGAAAAACACTTTTACCTCCGTCGAAG AATTCCAGGAGGCGTTCAACCTGTTCGACAACCGGGGTGATGGCaagatccagcagcagcaaatcggcGAATGTCTGCGGGCCCTTGGTCAAAATCCGACGGAATCGGAGGTGAAGAAGTTCACCATGGCACTGAAGCCCGACGAGCGCGTTTCTTTCGAGGTGTTCCTACCGATCTACCAGGGTATCTCAAAGCAGCGCACCGCTGAGACGGCGGACGATTTCATCGAGGGTTTGCGCCACTTCGATAAGGATGCGAGCGGTTTCATCTCGTCGGCCGAACTACGGCATCTGCTGACGACGCTCGGTGAGAAGCTGGGTGACGATGAG GTCGAGCAGCTCCTGCAAAACCAGGAAGACTCGCAGGGTAACGTGAACTACGAAGAGTTCGTGCGAATGGTTATGAGCGGTTAA
- the LOC125948736 gene encoding myosin-2 essential light chain isoform X2: MTNLTEDQLAEFQEAFNLFDNRGDGKIQQQQIGECLRALGQNPTESEVKKFTMALKPDERVSFEVFLPIYQGISKQRTAETADDFIEGLRHFDKDASGFISSAELRHLLTTLGEKLGDDEVEQLLQNQEDSQGNVNYEEFVRMVMSG; the protein is encoded by the exons AATTCCAGGAGGCGTTCAACCTGTTCGACAACCGGGGTGATGGCaagatccagcagcagcaaatcggcGAATGTCTGCGGGCCCTTGGTCAAAATCCGACGGAATCGGAGGTGAAGAAGTTCACCATGGCACTGAAGCCCGACGAGCGCGTTTCTTTCGAGGTGTTCCTACCGATCTACCAGGGTATCTCAAAGCAGCGCACCGCTGAGACGGCGGACGATTTCATCGAGGGTTTGCGCCACTTCGATAAGGATGCGAGCGGTTTCATCTCGTCGGCCGAACTACGGCATCTGCTGACGACGCTCGGTGAGAAGCTGGGTGACGATGAG GTCGAGCAGCTCCTGCAAAACCAGGAAGACTCGCAGGGTAACGTGAACTACGAAGAGTTCGTGCGAATGGTTATGAGCGGTTAA